The DNA region GGCATTCTTCCAGGGTGGCCGAATGGTTGCCTTCAACTATCCACACCCGTTGCTGTCCCGCCCGCCCGCGGGGCACCATTGAGGCATGACCAAATACCTCATTTCCTTCCCGAGCGAAGCCATGGTGCTCACCGACGAGGAGTTCCCGATCGTCTTCGCCGAATCCCACGCTGTGATCGAGGAGGCGAAGGCAGCCGGCGTCTACGTATTCGGCGGTGGGATCGAGGAGGAAGTCGATCCCGTGCTGGTCTCCGCCGACGGGTCGGTGAGCACCGAGGTCTATCCGGGCTCCGAACTCAAGGGTGGGTTCACGGTGCTGGAGCTGCCGACCCGCGAGGACGCGGTCGAGTGGGCAAGGAAGATCGCGGTGGCCTGCCGTTGCTCGCAGGAGCTCCGCGAGTTCGGCTACGACCCGGCTAGCTAGCTGCCGTCCGGACAGGTGGTGTCAGTCATCCAGCAGGGCGATGAACTCACGTGCCTGCTTCAGTGAGATGTCCGAATGCCTGGTGAGGGCGTTGGCGGCGCCTTCGGCGTCCCCGCTGCGTGCCAGCGTACGGATCCGTCCGTAGATCTCATCATTGAGCATATTGCTGCTGACCTCGCGTGTGACGTCGCCCTTGCTGGCAATGGCACGGTACCGGTATGGGAAACGCTGCGGCACATCATCGTCATCGGGATCCGCCGCCACGGGTTCGGCCGTGGGGCTGCGGTAAGGCTGGGGGTGGGCCGCCAGTGCCCCCACGGCATCCCGGGAGGCCCGCAGGCCGTCTCCTGTTGACTCGTAGTAGAGCTTGATGGCAGCCATCGCCTGTCCCTGTGCAATGAGCGCATAAAGCCTGCGGTGCTGATCCTCCGTGAGCCTGGCAGAGGCGGCGCGGGCGAGCTCGACGGGGTCCAAGGCCGGAGCCTGGCCCGACCGGCCAGCCATGCGCCTGCTGACGGCACGGGCCGCCAAGGCGACCCCGGCAGCAACGACCACCAGGATGAGGGCGGGGATCACTAGTGATTCCATGTTCTAAAGCCGATCTACATACTTTTTAGCGGTAGCCAGGTCCGAGTGTGTTGCCTGGCGAAGGAGCTTGATGGCCTGGAGCTTCTGTCCGTTGCGCGCCATCGACTGCAGCTGCAGGGCGAACTGCGGGTTCAGCTGCCCGCCCGGAAGTGCTGTGTACCCATACTGTCCTGCCCCCGCCCCGGCCTGTGCGCGCAAGGCCGCCCGGGCGTGGTCTTCCTGCTGCGACTGCTGCTGCTCGTTCTGGCTTGGCCGGGTATTGGCGTCTACGCGGGCGCGTGCTGCGGTGGCCGCCCGGACCTGGGCCGCATAGTGTTCGGCAGACCGCATGGCGAGGTCCTGCTGGTACCGTTCCGCGTCGGACATCCCGGAATCGCGGGGGCGCAGGGCTGTTGAAAGCGCCCAAAGCACTGCCACGAGAATTATGGCAGGCAGTAACACCATCAGTATTTCGCCCATAAATAGAGCTTATGCCAGATGCGGGTTATCCACAGCATATTCCGAAGTTTGCATACAGGCTGCCTCCGTTGCCGGCGCCTACCCCGCTCCCCGGTATGGGATCGATCACAAAAGCGCATATATCTCCTGTTTCACTATCGAGCTCCGGGCCAGTATCAACAGCCGTGGACTGAAAGCTGTGGATGAAGGTTGGGGAAAAGAATATTTAGTCCACACGCTGTGCTCAACGTTTTCGCAGGTCAGAACCATATTGCAGGCCAAAGTTTTTTTGTTTCCACAGGTCCACCCACAGGCTGTGCACAAGCTATGCCACTTACTGCACAGGTTATCCACAACGCCGCACGGTAGCGGGCTTTGCGGCTGAGGCCAGGGGGGCTAGCGTAGCGGGATACCTGTTTTGGGGGTGCAGAAACGCTGTTCCCGGTAGGTGGCGCCAACGCGGCAGATCTTCGGATCCAGCCGTGGTGGTGCCCTCTGTGGATAACCTGTGGATTGTGGGGATAACTCTCCGCAGCCCGTCAAAAGGACCCGGCGGGGGTGGCCGAAGCTAATTGTCGGTGCCCGCGCGTAAACCTGAATCGTACGGCGCTATGGATGTTCCGCAGCGTCCGCATCCCGCAGGCAAGATGAATTACCGCCGCGGCAGACGGATATCGCCGCAGCACACAACGGAGGACGGCAGCTTTGTCAGTAACGCACCTGGACTCGATCGAGGGCACCCGCGGATCCGAAGGCAGCCGGAAACCCCCACAGGACATTCCC from Arthrobacter pascens includes:
- a CDS encoding YciI family protein is translated as MTKYLISFPSEAMVLTDEEFPIVFAESHAVIEEAKAAGVYVFGGGIEEEVDPVLVSADGSVSTEVYPGSELKGGFTVLELPTREDAVEWARKIAVACRCSQELREFGYDPAS